One genomic window of Monodelphis domestica isolate mMonDom1 chromosome 1, mMonDom1.pri, whole genome shotgun sequence includes the following:
- the VIPAS39 gene encoding spermatogenesis-defective protein 39 homolog: MNRTKVDEEEYWHSSKFKAFTFDDDDDELSQLKESKRAVNSLRDIVDDDDDDLERVSWSGEPVGSISWSIKETASSGGPTLEGREQLKARNSLSSYTPLPKPTSSYSLSSFFKGRSRLGSFQSLSDALSDIPPKSFAPELRRPKGEYKDYSSDWSLSDTVRRLQKGKVCSLERFRSLQDKLQLLEEAVSIHDGNVITAVLIFLKRTLSKEILFRELEVRQVALRHLIHFLKEIGDQKMLLDLFRYLDRTEELALSQYQEHLSIQDPEKRKEFLKSCIGLPFSVEDVAHIQDHYTLLERQIIIEVNDRHLESSGQTEIFRKHPRKASILNMPLVTTLFYSCFYHYTEPEGTFSSPINLKKTFKIPDKQYVLTALAARAKLRAWQDVDALFTTKNWLGYTKKRAPIGFHRVVEILHKNNAPVQVLQEYIRLVEDVDTKLNLATKFKCHDVVIETYRDLKDRQQLVAYRDKVDKASAEEEKIDSILSNLQIRWKN, translated from the exons GAATACTGGCATAGCTCCAAGTTCAAGGCTTTCacatttgatgatgatgatgatgaactcTCCCAG TTGAAGGAATCCAAACGAGCAGTAAACAGCCTTCGGGACAttgtggatgatgatgatgatgacctgGAGAGGGTCAGCTGGAGCGGAGAACCTGTGGGGA GCATCTCTTGGTCCATCAAAGAGACAGCTTCCAGTGGTGGCCCCACTCTTGAGGGACGTGAACAGCTAAAGGCTCGAAACAGCTTATCCTCATATACTCCTCTTCCCAAGCCTACCTCCTCCTACTCTCTGAGCAGCTTCTTCAAAG GAAGAAGCAGACTTGGGAGTTTCCAGTCCCTTTCAGATG CCCTCTCAGATATACCTCCCAAAAGCTTTGCTCCAGAGCTGCGAAGACCTAAAGGTGAATACAAG GATTACAGCAGTGACTGGAGCCTCAGTGACACAGTCAGGCGTCTGCAGAAGGGTAAG GTCTGCTCTCTTGAGAGATTCCGTTCCCTGCAGGACAAGCTCCAACTTCTGGAAGAAGCAGTGTCTATCCATGATGGGAACGTCATTACTGCT gTTTTGATCTTCCTCAAGAGGACCCTGAGCAAAG AGATCCTTTTCCGAGAGCTAGAAGTGAGACAGGTTGCCCTGAGACATCTTATTCACTTTCTTAAGGAAATAGGTGATCAGAAGATGCTTCTGGACCTCTTCAG ATACCTTGACAGAACAGAAGAACTTGCA CTGTCCCAATATCAAGAGCATTTAAGCATTCAGGACCCTGAGAAGCGGAAAGAATTTCTCAAGAGTTGCATTGG TTTACCATTTTCAGTGGAAGATGTTGCTCACATACAAGACCATTATACACTCCTGGAACGACAGATCATCATTGAG GTGAATGATCGACATCTGGAATCTTCAGGACAGACAGAAATCTTTAGGAAACATCCACGGAAAGCCTCTATCCTCAATATGCCACTGGTGACAACCCTCTTTTACTCCTGTTTCTACCACTACACCGAGCCTGAG GGAACATTTAGTAGTCCCATCAACCTGAAAAAAACCTTTAAG ATTCCTGACAAGCAATACGTATTGACAGCGCTGGCTGCCCGTGCCAAACTCCGAGCATGGCAAGATGTGGATGCTCTCTTCACCACCAAG AATTGGCTGGGATACACCAAGAAGAGAGCTCCCATTGGCTTCCACCGAGTTGTGGAAATTCTGCACAAGAACAATGCCCCTGTCCAG GTCTTACAGGAGTATATCCGACTAGTGGAAGATGTAGACACAAAGCTGAATCTAGCCACCAAATTTAAGTGCCATGATGTTGTTATTGAA ACATATCGGGACCTGAAGGATCGGCAGCAGCTAGTAGCTTACAGGGATAAAGTGGATAAAGCTTCTGCAGAGGAAGAGAAGATTGACAGCATTCTCAGTAATTTG CAAATTCGATGGAAGAACTAA
- the NOXRED1 gene encoding NADP-dependent oxidoreductase domain-containing protein 1, producing MEHIDLMENLMTLQFEHGIQKDEAPWLFLQSRSRGLMIQACAHAVFFCRLLRALRKMGGSTKVSMVPSEEEEEDPYRKPTKRDLKVGIIGGGRLGRQLALVLLDKASITPPSLHISTRRPETLIDLQRMGIRCFYHNCFLVDWANVVFLCCLPSQLPNICLEISTKLEKSCIVYSLVTAVPLLRLKQLLCHTAILRPQYQCAENYTDIWGSNEDIKTALQDHEIVQATSPYSTDGGITLNIKWLEAVFYAALNTCTIREMPYGDVLKALSDLCLSVHMPTCGKKTGCPRFVVTDFVNQAFAKTLSSSNVFPWFDLITVQLKETPFSQHLKKSRTLQEHLIVLYRASFGILPPKKTKRNEEEGEKNKEAASGSQPETSDFSDA from the exons ATGGAGCATATAGACCTGATGGAGAATCTGATGACCCTGCAATTTGAGCATGGGATTCAGAAGGACGAGGCCCCCTGGCTGTTTCTTCAGAGTCGCTCTCGAGGACTGATGATCCAAGCCTGTGCCCATGCAGTGTTCTTCTGCAGACTACTCCGGGCGTTGAG AAAAATGGGTGGGAGCACTAAAGTCTCCATGGTCCcttcagaggaggaggaggaagacccTTATAGAAAACCTACCAAAAGAGACCTGAAAGTGGGCATCATTGGAGGTGGACGACTGGGACGGCAATTGGCTCTAGTGTTACTCGACAAGGCCTCCATCACCCCCCCAAGCCTCCACATCTCTACTCGGAGGCCAGAGACCCTGA TTGACCTCCAGAGGATGGGGATCCGATGCTTTTACCATAACTGTTTTCTGGTGGACTGGGCCAACGTGGTCTTCCTCTGCTGTCTGCCATCCCAGCTGCCTAACATTTGCTTGGAAATCAGCACTAAACTTGAGAAATCCTGCATTGTGTATAGCCTGGTCACTGCTGTCCCTCTGCTTAG GCTGAAGCAGTTACTATGCCATACCGCCATCTTGCGCCCCCAGTATCAGTGTGCTGAAAATTATACTGACATATGGGGGTCCAATGAGGACATCAAAACTGCGCTTCAAGACCACGAGATAGTTCAGGCTACTTCTCCCTACAGCACTGATG GAGGAATAACTCTCAACATCAAGTGGCTGGAGGCAGTTTTCTATGCAGCCCTAAATACCTGCACAATAAGGGAAATGCCCTATGGAGATGTGCTAAAGGCACTCAGTGACTTGTGTCTCTCTGTGCATATGCCAACCTGTGGAAAGAAGACTGGTTGCCCAAGGTTCGTTGTTACAGACTTTGTCAACCAAGCTTTTGCCAAGACCCTAAGTTCAAGCAA tgttttcccTTGGTTTGACTTGATCACTGTGCAACTCAAGGAAACGCCCTTTAGCCAGCACCTAAAAAAAAGTAGAACTCTCCAAGAACATTTAATTGTTCTTTATCGTGCCTCATTTGGTATCTTAcctcccaaaaaaacaaaaaggaatgaagaagagggggaaaaaaataaagaagccgCTTCAGGCTCACAGCCCGAAACGTCAGATTTTTCAGATGCTTGA